CGAACTTGCAACGGGAACCGTTTCTTTTAATACGTCGGGCGTTCGAGCCGAACCGGCGGTTACGGTTTCCATTCCGGCGCTCAACGGAACGGTCGTTTCCGCGTCGGTACCGCTTTCATACGCAGTGAGCGCCGATTCCGCGCAGTCGTTCAGCGCCGCCGGCGCGGAACTCAGCATCGGCACGGAACTTTCAGGCAGCACGGCTGCACAGCGCGCGCTCGCCGTACAAAAAGCGCAGCGCGCCGTTACCGAAGCGCAGCGGAATCTCGGCACACGAGCGCGCACCGCGGAATACGAGTTTTACACGGAGCTGAAAGATTTGTACAGTGCGTATAAAGACGTCCTTTCCGCCCGCACGTCGCTGTACGAAACCCGCATAGACATGGAAACGCTCCGCGTAAAAGGATTTTCAGCGCAGTCGGCTTCATACCGGACGGCGCAGCTTGAAGCGGACTCGGCCGAGCGCACCGTCTCGGAATACGAGCGTGCGCTGAAACGGGCGGCCGAACGGTTCGCCGCAAAATGCGGCGTTTCCGCCGGCGGATTAAGCGGCGAATCGCTCCCCGACGTGCAGACGCAGCTCGTGCAGTGCGGCGTACTCGATTCGGATCAGCTGGGAAGCAAAGAAAGATACGCCGCCGTCGAGCAGGCCGAATGGGATCTGTACGTGGCACAGCTCGAACAGCACGCGGACAAAACGCCGACCGTTACGGCAAAAGCTTCCTATACGTATAAAAACAGCTCGCTGAACGGCGCCGACAGCGCGGGCGCTTCCCTTTCCGTTACCGGAAACGGACTGACCGTATCGGGCGGCGTTACGGTTCCGATCGCCGCGGAACGCACGACGCCGTCGGGAACAGTTTCGCTCAGCTGGTCGCCGGCCGACACTGCGACCTCCGCGCTTGAAAAACGGCAAAACCTGCTTACGCTTGAAATCAAACAGGCAGCGCGTGAGGCCGCGGCGGACGAATATGAACGCGCCGTGGAAGACGCGGCGACCGAACGCGAAGACCTGCTTTGGCAGCGCACTTTGAACGGCGAACAATACCGATTATACGCGGAACTCGCCGCCGACATGAAAACCTGGTTCGACGCGGGAATCGTCAGCGAATCCGAATACCGCAAAGCCGTATCGAACGAGCAGAACGCGCTTATCCAATGCCGCATTACGGACATAAATTTGATCCGGCACGCGATAGCCGCTGAAAATCTTTTTATCGCAGCGGAGGATCTGTGATGACAGCAAAAAAACGCACCCGAAACGGACGAACGGCGGCGCTCGCCGTTCTCACAGTTTGTCTTATTGCAGCCGGTACCGCCGCGGCACTGGTCGCAGCCAGGTCGGCGAATACGGCAGCCGACGCGAACCGGACGTACACGGTTACGCAGGAAACGGTCAAAAATATCATAGAAATATCGGGTACCGTTTCCGCGGCGGACGAGCAGACGCTGAAAGCCGCCGGCGACGGAACGGTAACCGCCGTCTACGTCGGGGAAGGCGACGCGGTGAAAAAGGGAACCGTGCTGCTGCAGCTCGACGACACCGAACAGACGTACGCGCTTGCGAAACACGATTACGATATCGCTCAAGCGCGGATCAGCGGCAGCCAGCGGGAACTGGAACTGCTGACGCTCCAGCGGCTTTCACTCGTAAAAAAACGGGAAAACAGACAGATCGTCGCGAACTTCGACGGTGTCATCGCCGAATTCAGTGCGGCGACAGGCGATTACCTTGAAGCGAAAGATTCCGTCGGCACCATTATAGACCGCAGTTATCTGAGCGCCTCCGTCGAAGTGGTGGAAACCGACGCCCCCAAATTACAGGCGGGACAGCTCGTCCGCTGTACGTTTCCCGCGTACGACGGCGGCACGATAACCGGATACGTCGTTTCGTACCCGGCGGTCGGAAGCGTTACTTCGCGCGGCGCGTCGATCGTCAAGGTGAAAATACGCATAGACGATCCGCCTGAAAGCATTCTGCCCTATTATTCGTTCACGGGCGAAATCGAAATCAGCCCGGAAGAATCGCTGCTGCTGGCGGCGAAAGAAGCCGTCGGCCGTGAAGGCGGTACGCAGTTCGTCGAAAAAATCAAGCGCGACGGAACGACGGAACGAGTAACGGTTACCGCCGAACCGTACGGCAGCGATTTCATGCGCATCACCGAAGGTTCCGTCGCTGAAGGCGACGTACTGAAAGCGCAGTCGGCTCCGCGCGTATCGGGCACCGGAAAAAGCGCTGCCGGCAATACCCGGCAATCGACGGATAAAACGGAAAACGCTCAGCAATCCGGTTTCTCGCTGCCGGGCAGCGGCGGCGCGGGTGTTCCCGGCATGAGCGGAGGGCCGGGCGGATCAGGCGGCGGTATGCCGCCGATGCGGTAACGTATTTTTCATCGGAGGCGCATATGGAAACGAACAGCGGGCGGATCTGCATCAGCATGGATCACGTCAAAAAGGAATACCTCATGAAAGAAGCTTCCGTAACGGCGCTCAACGACGTGTCGTTCAGCGTCCGTCAGGGCGAATACGTTACGATCATGGGGCCGTCCGGCTCGGGCAAATCCACGCTGATGAACATGATAGGCTGCCTCGACCGGCCGACTTCGGGAACGGTCGAAATCGACGGGCACGCAACCGCCGGCATGAGTGAAAAAGAATTGGCGCTCGTGCGGAACCGGACGATAGGCTTCGTGTTCCAGCAATATTTTCTGCTGCCGTCGCTGACCGTGCTTGAAAACGTCATGCTGCCGCTGCGGTATCGGAAAATCGACCGCGCGGAAAGCCGCGAACGGGCGACGGAAGCGCTCGTCCGGGTCGGCCTTGCGGATCGGCTCAAGCACATGCCGAACGAACTTTCCGGCGGACAAAAACAGCGCGCGGCTATCGCCCGTGCAACGGTCATGGAACCACGGATTATCCTCGCCGACGAACCGACCGGCGCGCTCGATTCCGAAACCGGAAAACTGGTGCTGGAAATGTTCGATCGGATCAGACAGTCCGGCACGACGGTGATCATCGTAACGCACGATCCGTATATAGGTTCGCTGGCTCCCCGCAGGATTTCCCTCTTCGACGGTGCCCTGCGCAGCGACACCGCGCAGGAGGACGCCGATGTTTGACGATTTTCTGTTCGCCCTGCGGAATTTCAAACGGAATCGAATCCGCAGCATATTGTCGCTGCTGGGCGTTATCATCGGCGTCGCGTCGGTCATCGTCATCACGTCGCTCGGGCGCAGTGCTTCCAAAAGTATCAAAGATTCGTACAGTTCGGCGGGGCTCGATCTGGTAAAAATTTCAGCGGGATTCATGCGGCGCGGTCGCGACACGTCCGTTACGTTCAACGAAGCGTTCAGAACGGAATTATTCGACGCCGTTGAACACATAACGAAAATTGCGTACTGCAACAGCATGTCCGTCACTCTCACCAAAGACGATACGAGCGTCAACGGTTCGGCAACGGCGATCGAGTACGGCTATCTGCCGATGTGCGGACTGACGCTGAGCGAAGGTGCGGATTTTACCGTTTCCGACGGCGTAACCGGCCAGCAGCGCGTCATTCTCGGCCCCGACGTAGCCGAAGCGCTGTTTCCCTCCGGCAGCGCGGTCGGGCAAAAAGTGATAGGCGTACACGATTCGGTTTCGTTTCAGTTTGAAGTCGCCGGCGTGCTGACGGAGTCCGCGTCCGGCATTGAATCGACGGCGAACGCAATCTACGTGCCGCGCGGTTTCTACGCAAAAAAAATACAGCCGTCGCCGAACGCGTCGAGCATCGTCGTGCAATGCACGGCGGCAGCGGCAGCGTCCGCCGTCGCTGAAAATATAGAAAGTTTTATCGCGGAAAAAGCGGGGAATTCGTACGCGGCGTCGGTTACGTCCATGCAGGCGATGCTTGAACAGTACGAACAGGTTACCGGTACGGTCAGTCTGCTGCTTTCCGGAATCGCGGCAATTTCGCTGCTCGTCGGCGGCATCGGAATCATGAACATCATGATCGTTACCGTTACGGAGCGGCGGCGCGAAATAGGAATCCGTAAAGCGCTCGGCGCGAGTCCCGCGGTGATACGTACGCAGTTTCTGATAGAATCGGCGCTTATCACGGGTATCGGCGGCTGCGTCGGAATCGCCGCCGGAATCGGTATCAGCGCCGCCGCCGCGGCCGTCATGAAGTGGTCGTTCGCGGTCGACGGAAACGCGTGCGCCGCCGCGTTCGTGTTTTCCGCCGCAATCGGCATATTCTTCGGCTTCAGCCCCGCCTCCCGAGCCGCAAAGCTCGATCCGGTGGAAGCGCTTTCGTCGGAATGACGGGGCGCGCCGGCTTTTCTGGGCTTTCCTGAACGGAGAAAGCGCAAGGCTTACCGTTCAGGGAGCACGTTCAGGTTCAATAAATCGATTAAACAACGTCCATCCGCTCGACGTCCGCGTCGTAATCAACGCCGGCAACGTCGAATCCGTTCGTCGCCAAAAAGTCGTGGCGGTAGCCGTCCATATCGCCCAAAGAGGCGAGCGTATCCTGCGTTACCTGCGCGAGCCGTTTGTCGACTTCGGCCTGAACGGCGGGGTCGAGTTCCCAGTCGTCCATGCGGATAAGATGTTCCGCATCAACCGGCACGCTGCCGTCGGTGTACAGCCGCTCGGCGAACAGGCGTTCCATCTGTTCGATGCAGCCTTCGTGCGTTCCCTTTTCTTTCATTACCTTGAACAATACCGAAAGATACAGCGGAATGATCGGGATGACCGCACTCGAACGGGTAACGAGTCCTTTGTTTACGGAAACGAACGCTTCGCCGCCCAATTTTTGGGACAGCTTCGAGTCCAGCGCGCGGGCCGTTTTTTCAAGATGCTTTTTCGCACCGCCGATCGTACCGTCGCGGTAGATCGCGTGAGACAGCGCGGGGCCGATGTACGAATACGCAACCGTCTTGCAGCCTTTCGCCAGCACGCCGGCTTCGGCAAGCTGATCGATCCAGCGTTCCCAGTCTTCGCCGCCCATGACTTTTACCGTCTGCGCCGCTTCGTCGTCGTTCGCCGGTTCTGCGCTCATGACGCTCAGTTCGCCGCTCATCATGTCCACCGTTTGGCCGGAAAATGGTTTTCCGAACGGTTTCAGCACTGATTTGTACAAAACGCCGGTTTCGGGGTCGGTGCGGACGGGGCTCGCCAAGCTGTACACGACGAGGTCGAACGCGACGCCCATTTTACGGGCTTCGGCAACGACGGCTTTGCGGCAGTCGTCGCTGAACGCGTCCATATTCAGCGTAACGCTCGGAATTCCGGCTTTTTTTGAAGCGCGGTCGAACGCCAGATTATTGTACCAGCCGGGCGTTCCGCCCTTTTTTTCGCTTCCTTCTTTTTCAAACGAAACGCCGATCGTGGCCGCGCCGTATTCAAACGCGGCGGTAATGCGGCTGGCAAGACCGTAACCGGTCGAGCAGCCCAGCACGAGTACGGCTTTGGGCGCTTTGCCGCCTTCGGCTGCGGTTTTGGTGCCGCGGTTTGCTTTGCGGGACTGAACGTACGCAATTTGGCGTTCGGTCTCCTTGGCGCATCCGACGGGATGTGCGTTGATGCAGATATTACTGCGAATCATCGGTTTGATAATCATACGATCTCCTCTAAAAGTAAAAACCGGCAGTTTGCGTTTTTACTTATCCTTGTATTTTTTCATGATCAGACAGCCGTTGTGACCGCCGAAACCGAGCGACGCGGAGGCGATGCAATTGATTTCACCTTCCACACCGGTGTTCGGCACGTAATCGAGGTCGCAGCCGTGTTCAAGATCGGGATTTTCCAGATTGATAGTCGGCGGGTAGAAACCGTCGTTTATCGCTTTAATGCCGATAATGGCTTCTATCGCACCGGCAGCGCCGACGCAGTGGCCGGTCATGCTTTTTGTTGAAGAAACCTTCATTTTGTATGCGTGATCGCCGAACGCAAGTTTTACCATTTGAGTTTCGGCGGGATCGTTTATCGGCGTCGACGTACCGTGCGCATTGTAATAGTCGACGTCTTCGGGTTTGATGCCGGCGTCGGCAATCGCGCGTTTAATTGCGAGTGCACCGCCGGTTCCGTCGGGGCGGGGACTGGTAATGTGATACGCGTCGCTCGACGCACCGTATCCGGCGAATTCGGCGTAGATTTTTGCACCGCGTTTTTTGGCGTGTTCCAGTTCTTCAAGAATCAGAATACCGGCGCCCTCGCCCATCGTAAATCCTTCACGCTTTACATCGAACGGGCGGCTCGCCTTTTTAGGATCGTCGTTGAAGGATGTGGCGAGCGTCTGGAGTACGGTAAAACAGCCGATTCCGAATCCGGTGATGGCCGCTTCCGTTCCGCCGGCGACGCACACGTCGATACGTCCCGAACGCACCAAATCGAGCGCCGCGCCGAGCGCGTCCGTGCCGGACGAACACGCCGTTGCCAAAGTCCAAGACGGTCCGTCTATGCCGAACAGCATGCTCACGTTCGCCGCGCCTTCGTTCGTAATGAACATCGGAACCGACAACGGCGGAATGCGCGTGTTTCCCGCTTCAAAGTATTTTTTATAACCGGCTTCCAGCGTTTCAAAGCCGCCGATACCGTTTCCGAGCATAATTCCGGATTTTTCGGCGGAAATGGTTTCTTTGGTATAACCGGCGTCGGCAATGGCCTGCGCGGCGACGGCGGCAGCAAACTGGGTAAAACGGCACATTTTGCGCGCTTCTTTACGGTCGATGCCGTAATCGCCGGCGTTGAAGTTCTTCACTTCAGCGGCGATTTTCACCGTGTAATCGGTCGTATCGAACAGCGTGATGCGGTCTATGCCGCACTCGCCCGCGCGAATCGATTTCCACGTGTCGGCGACCGTATTTCCGATCGGGGTAACCGCCCCCATTCCCGTTATAACGATTCTTCTTTCAGACATACATACTCCTATAAAAAGTCGCTGAGGAAACGTCAGTTTCCGAAGCGGCTTTTTAAGCACGTTCAAAGCAAAGCGCGAACGTGCAGTTAATATACGAGTTTTCCCGGAAAACTCGAGTTGAAAGGTGCGGCGCCATTTTAGCCGCGCCTTTCATACATACTCCCGTAAAAAATCCGAGGCGTACACGAATTGCAAAGCCGCCGGCTTATCTGCCGTTTTCATCGGCCGCAGTCCGATCTTGCGCGTCTTTTTCGCGTATTTCCACGCGGCGGATTTTGCCGCTGATCGTTTTGGGCAATTCCTTGACGAACTCGATCAGCCGCGGATATTTATACGCGGCGGTCACGTGCTTTACGAAATCCTGAATCTCCTGCGCCAATTTTTGGGTCGGAGAAAACCCGGGCGCGGGAACGATCGTCGCTTTGACGACCTGACTGCGCTTTTTGTCAGCAACGCCGGTAACGGCACATTCGAGGACCGCCGGATGCTGAAGCAGCGTGCTTTCAACCTCGAACGGACTGATGCGATATCCGGCGCTTTTTATCATGTCGTCCATTCGGCCGACAAACCAGTAATATCCGTCTTCGTCGCGATACGCCGTGTCTCCGGTGTGATACAGATTTCCATAGAAAGCGGCGTCGGTCAATTCCTGATCGCGGTAATAGCCGGCGAACATGCCGAACGGACGGCCGTTTTCAAGTCTGATAACGATTTCACCCGTTTCGCCGGCCGCACAGGATTTTCCTTCGGCGTCGACGATATCGATCTCGTAACCGGGCGCCGGTTTTCCCATGGAACCGGGCTTCGGCTCCATCCAGGCAAAATTGCCGATCGTGAGCGTCAGTTCCGTCTGGCCGTAACCTTCTTTCATCTTGAGGCCGGTCTGTTCGCAGAACCGATTGTATACTTCCGCATTGAGCGCTTCGCCCGCCGTCGTGCAATACGTCAGGCTTGAAAGGTCGTATTTTGAAAGATCGTGCTTGATAAGATACCGATAGACGGTCGGCGGCGCGCAAAACGTCGTCACCTTGTACCGCGCCATTTTTTCAAGCAGCTTTCCGGGAACGAACGACAGCATGTCGTACGCAAAAACGGCGCTGCCGGCAAGCCACTGACCGTAGATTTTACCCCACACCGCTTTTGCCCAGCCGGTTTCGGCAACCGTCAGGTGCAGTCCGCCGTCGACCACGTTCTGCCAATATTTGGCCGTAACGATGTGGCCCAGCGGATACGTAAAATCGTGCTGCACCATTTTAGGATAGCCGGACGTGCCCGACGTAAAATACAGCAGCATGATGTCTTCGTTACCGGCGGCAAGTTCACCGGTCGGTCGAACGAACGTTTCAGACAACGAGTCGTACGCTTCGTGAAAACACAGCCAGCCGGAGCGGGCGGGCCCCACGGTAACGAGCGTTTTGACCGTCGGAGAATCGGGCAGCGCCTGTTCAACCTGATCCTGCAGTTCGGGCTCTTCAAGCGACACGATCATTTTGACACCCGCCGCGTTGTTGCGGTATTCGATGTCTTTTTTGAGCAGCATGTGCGTCGCGGGAACCGCAATCGCACCGATTTTATGCAGTGCGAGAATGAAAAACCAGAACTCGTACCGGCGGCGCAAAATCAGCATAACCGCGTCGCCTTTTCGTATTCCGTTCATCGTCAGGAAATTCGCGGTTTTGTCGGAAGCTTTTTTCAAATCGCCGAACGTAAAAAATTTTTCGTTACCGTCGTCGTCGCACCACACGAGCGCACGGCGATCCGGTTCGGCACGGGCATATTCGTCCACGACGTCGTACGCAAAATTGAAGTTATCGGGAATACGGATGGAAAAGTTTTCTTTTAAATCTTCGTAGGAACTGTATGCGCTTTTTCCGGCGACGAACCTATCCAATATCATGTTTTAACCTCTGTACTCATTTTGTTTAAGCTGCATAAAAAAGACAGCTGTTTAGTTCGACACCGTTCCGGCAAAAATGTTGCAGTCCTGAACAAAATAACGCCTTTTCATAGTAATCTATTATGACATTTTTTGTCAATACGTCAAAAAAAACAAACGGCTGTTTACTCACGTGGCACGTCGTATCGTCGCATCAATCATGCACGCCCTGCATGTGCAACAAATAACGCTTGCTTCCCGACCGGAGATTGCGTATATTTAAAACGAGTACACAGCCGGGAGGTATACAAGATGGCACAAATACTTACACAAGCAAATTTTCAAAAAGAAGTTTTTGAATCGGATAAACCCGTTTTGGTAGATTTCTTTGCAACATGGTGCGGACCGTGCAAAATGATGGCGCCCATCGTCGACGAACTGGCAAAAGAACTGGACGGGGAAGCGAAGGTTTTCAAAGTCGACATAGATCAGGAAGAAGCGCTTGCCACAAAATTCGGCATTATGTCCATTCCGACGTTTATGGTCGTAAAAAACGGAAAAATTACGGCGCAGGAACCCGGCGGACGCAGCAAAGAAGATTTGAAGGCGATGCTCGCCTTGTGATTCTCGGCCCTGTCGGACGGCTCTCCCCGGCAGGGTCTTTTTTTTATTAAAAAAACGCCGAACCGTTTAAGCAGTCCCGCGGCTCAATACGCAAAACGATCCGCATCCGGACGGATTCCAATCAGAATTCTCCTAAAATAGAACAGTTTTTTTCAGCCTATCACTTTTATACTATATACAATCTTTGTATGAATTATTTTGGAGGCATTATGAAAAAACAATTATTACACGCCGCCGCGGTTCTTTTCGCGGCCGTATTGCTGTGTTCGGCAGGTACGGCTGAAGGATATATTAACGCGAACGATCTTGAAGCCGGCACGCTTACGGAAACGGAACGATATGAAGACGGATTCGTCGTGAGCGCGCGAGCGGACAAAACGGTCGTCGTGGACACGGCGGCGGACGGACGCACCGCGCCCGACGGTGAAGTTTTTACCCAGCGCATCAAACTGGGTGGCACCGGTACGGCCGAATACCGCTCTATCCTGTTTCCGGTGCAAGCGGGTGAAACCGTTACGATATATTTGAACAGTTCAAGCGCCGCCGACGCCCGTATGCTCGTATTTGCGAACGCCGCCGGAGACGTCGTTGCGACGATTACCGCACCGGCGGACGTAAAAGGCGAACTGAAATCGGGAATGGAAAGCGTCGCCGTCCCCGCCGCCGGAGACTATATGGTGTATTCAAAATCGGGCGGAATCAATATTTATCAGATTACCGTTACCGCAAAATAGGCGGCAGCGCCCCGCACTATGCGATGTTTTGCCGCACGGTGTTTCCGCTGCACGGTGTTTCCGCTGCACGGCGGAGTTCCGCGCGGCGATATCGCGCGGCGCATCCCGCATCCGCACGCTGCCGGTACGCAAACGACGGCAGTGCGTTTTTTTACATGGAGAACTGAATGAAACGAACCGCATCTCTATTCAAACGGCTGTGCGTATGGTATTGCGCCGCTGTCGTATTTTTTCCGCTCTTTGCGGCGGATCGAAAACCCTGGGATCAGACGGCCGTTCCGGTCATTACCGCGGCGCAAACGCTGCCGGACGCACCGGGAACCGTCGAGCTCACCTGTATGCTTGAAACCTCGACCGACGGCGCGGACAAAGGTCTTGCCGAAATGCTCGATCAGTCGCTGAACGTAGTCGATTCAAAACCGATCGGGAAAACCCGGCGCGACGAAAAGAAAATCACGTTTACGCCGCCTAAAAGCGGTACGTATTCGTTCAGGGTAACCGCGCTGCGCACCGGAGAAAAAGAAGGCCTCGTCTCTGAAAGCGTTACGGTCCGCTTTACCCTGCCGCTTGAAAAACCCGCCGTCCAGCTGCTCAACGCAGGCGGCGGAGCGCTCGAACTGTCATGGAGCGCCGTTCCCGAAGCTTCGTCGTACGTCGTCCGCTATACCGACGTCCGAACCGGCACGGCAGCCGAAAAAACCGCCGGCAGCACGACGCACGCGCAGCTTACCGGTCTTACCGCCGGCAGCACGTACGCCGTCAGCGTCGCCGCAGTGCGCGGAGCCGGCAGCGCATCCGCCGACGTTGCATACTCGGATCCTATCGACAAGCTGATAAAAAACGAACGGGAACGCGAATGGCAGTTCGCCTGGTTCGGCCAGTCGAGCAGCAAAGACCGCAATACGATGCGCATGATCGACGGCAACAATCTGACGTTTGAACTGAACTCGTGCACGTTCGATCCGGCAACGCAGATGATAAAAGACAAAGGCGGAAAATTCACCGCCTTTCACGACGGTATTTCCTACTATTATACCGTTATCGATCCCGATACCGAAAACTTTGAACTGACCGCAACGTTTACCGTCGATTACATCAATATAACCGCCGACGGACAGGAAGGCTTCGGCATTCTCGCGATGGACAGTATCGGGCAGAACGGCGTGAACGCGGTAAACCACTACACGAATTCGGCCGGCGTTATCGCGACCAAATTTGAAAAAACGATCAACGGTGTCAAAAAAACGAGCAAAGACACGCTCGGCGCACGCTTCGTTTCGGGCATCACCGGCGACGTCATAGCGCTCGGAGACAGCGGCATCGCGCAG
This sequence is a window from Treponema brennaborense DSM 12168. Protein-coding genes within it:
- a CDS encoding ABC transporter permease, which translates into the protein MFDDFLFALRNFKRNRIRSILSLLGVIIGVASVIVITSLGRSASKSIKDSYSSAGLDLVKISAGFMRRGRDTSVTFNEAFRTELFDAVEHITKIAYCNSMSVTLTKDDTSVNGSATAIEYGYLPMCGLTLSEGADFTVSDGVTGQQRVILGPDVAEALFPSGSAVGQKVIGVHDSVSFQFEVAGVLTESASGIESTANAIYVPRGFYAKKIQPSPNASSIVVQCTAAAAASAVAENIESFIAEKAGNSYAASVTSMQAMLEQYEQVTGTVSLLLSGIAAISLLVGGIGIMNIMIVTVTERRREIGIRKALGASPAVIRTQFLIESALITGIGGCVGIAAGIGISAAAAAVMKWSFAVDGNACAAAFVFSAAIGIFFGFSPASRAAKLDPVEALSSE
- a CDS encoding ABC transporter ATP-binding protein, coding for METNSGRICISMDHVKKEYLMKEASVTALNDVSFSVRQGEYVTIMGPSGSGKSTLMNMIGCLDRPTSGTVEIDGHATAGMSEKELALVRNRTIGFVFQQYFLLPSLTVLENVMLPLRYRKIDRAESRERATEALVRVGLADRLKHMPNELSGGQKQRAAIARATVMEPRIILADEPTGALDSETGKLVLEMFDRIRQSGTTVIIVTHDPYIGSLAPRRISLFDGALRSDTAQEDADV
- the trxA gene encoding thioredoxin, translating into MAQILTQANFQKEVFESDKPVLVDFFATWCGPCKMMAPIVDELAKELDGEAKVFKVDIDQEEALATKFGIMSIPTFMVVKNGKITAQEPGGRSKEDLKAMLAL
- the fabF gene encoding beta-ketoacyl-ACP synthase II, translating into MSERRIVITGMGAVTPIGNTVADTWKSIRAGECGIDRITLFDTTDYTVKIAAEVKNFNAGDYGIDRKEARKMCRFTQFAAAVAAQAIADAGYTKETISAEKSGIMLGNGIGGFETLEAGYKKYFEAGNTRIPPLSVPMFITNEGAANVSMLFGIDGPSWTLATACSSGTDALGAALDLVRSGRIDVCVAGGTEAAITGFGIGCFTVLQTLATSFNDDPKKASRPFDVKREGFTMGEGAGILILEELEHAKKRGAKIYAEFAGYGASSDAYHITSPRPDGTGGALAIKRAIADAGIKPEDVDYYNAHGTSTPINDPAETQMVKLAFGDHAYKMKVSSTKSMTGHCVGAAGAIEAIIGIKAINDGFYPPTINLENPDLEHGCDLDYVPNTGVEGEINCIASASLGFGGHNGCLIMKKYKDK
- a CDS encoding efflux RND transporter periplasmic adaptor subunit — protein: MTAKKRTRNGRTAALAVLTVCLIAAGTAAALVAARSANTAADANRTYTVTQETVKNIIEISGTVSAADEQTLKAAGDGTVTAVYVGEGDAVKKGTVLLQLDDTEQTYALAKHDYDIAQARISGSQRELELLTLQRLSLVKKRENRQIVANFDGVIAEFSAATGDYLEAKDSVGTIIDRSYLSASVEVVETDAPKLQAGQLVRCTFPAYDGGTITGYVVSYPAVGSVTSRGASIVKVKIRIDDPPESILPYYSFTGEIEISPEESLLLAAKEAVGREGGTQFVEKIKRDGTTERVTVTAEPYGSDFMRITEGSVAEGDVLKAQSAPRVSGTGKSAAGNTRQSTDKTENAQQSGFSLPGSGGAGVPGMSGGPGGSGGGMPPMR
- a CDS encoding AMP-binding protein codes for the protein MILDRFVAGKSAYSSYEDLKENFSIRIPDNFNFAYDVVDEYARAEPDRRALVWCDDDGNEKFFTFGDLKKASDKTANFLTMNGIRKGDAVMLILRRRYEFWFFILALHKIGAIAVPATHMLLKKDIEYRNNAAGVKMIVSLEEPELQDQVEQALPDSPTVKTLVTVGPARSGWLCFHEAYDSLSETFVRPTGELAAGNEDIMLLYFTSGTSGYPKMVQHDFTYPLGHIVTAKYWQNVVDGGLHLTVAETGWAKAVWGKIYGQWLAGSAVFAYDMLSFVPGKLLEKMARYKVTTFCAPPTVYRYLIKHDLSKYDLSSLTYCTTAGEALNAEVYNRFCEQTGLKMKEGYGQTELTLTIGNFAWMEPKPGSMGKPAPGYEIDIVDAEGKSCAAGETGEIVIRLENGRPFGMFAGYYRDQELTDAAFYGNLYHTGDTAYRDEDGYYWFVGRMDDMIKSAGYRISPFEVESTLLQHPAVLECAVTGVADKKRSQVVKATIVPAPGFSPTQKLAQEIQDFVKHVTAAYKYPRLIEFVKELPKTISGKIRRVEIREKDAQDRTAADENGR
- the fabV gene encoding enoyl-ACP reductase FabV — its product is MIIKPMIRSNICINAHPVGCAKETERQIAYVQSRKANRGTKTAAEGGKAPKAVLVLGCSTGYGLASRITAAFEYGAATIGVSFEKEGSEKKGGTPGWYNNLAFDRASKKAGIPSVTLNMDAFSDDCRKAVVAEARKMGVAFDLVVYSLASPVRTDPETGVLYKSVLKPFGKPFSGQTVDMMSGELSVMSAEPANDDEAAQTVKVMGGEDWERWIDQLAEAGVLAKGCKTVAYSYIGPALSHAIYRDGTIGGAKKHLEKTARALDSKLSQKLGGEAFVSVNKGLVTRSSAVIPIIPLYLSVLFKVMKEKGTHEGCIEQMERLFAERLYTDGSVPVDAEHLIRMDDWELDPAVQAEVDKRLAQVTQDTLASLGDMDGYRHDFLATNGFDVAGVDYDADVERMDVV